The stretch of DNA TTGCATCTAACATTTCGCCGACATTGAGTGACTTGTACGCATTTCTCCCCGCCTCTTGGCTCTCTCCGAAattattttggcaaaaattcattcattcatggcCGGATTTGCATATTGCCAAAAATGCTGTAATCCTTTCGATGGCGAAGCgtttggttggttggttggtggcctgggtgggtggttcgtaaatgaaaacaaaagttcGTGCGGGTTCATTGAGTCGCAGTCGAAAACTTGCCAGACCCACCGAAATTGCACGTGTCTTCCGGGGGAGGGGGGAAATTCGGGGTTTGGCAGGTGGATAGATGGGTGCACtgagaaaataaatgaaaataaatactgaGTCAAGAagaattatataataattatttttgggattgtaaattggattttaatttataaatcttttttgttcaattaaaaaatacctaaagaaatataatcaaaaatctaatacttttaaaattttaaaatttttaaatgaagtcatgaatttgtatatttttttttattaggtatgtattattttttattattaaatttaaatattacacagaaaatttaaaattaaatagatagTTATTTGTAATAGTTATTTGGAAACTGTCATTTAAAGAAGGACAAAGCGTTTTTAAGTAAAGTTTAGTTTAAgttaaatacctttaaaatatataattttattaaaaagtaggTATACCTAGTTTACATTTGTTGACATCTGGTGCAGTTTGAAAACCACgctgtaaaatttttaaaaggacgACATCATTATCTGatgttgtttaattaagttttaatatcGGCATTGtattttcatgtattttcctTATCTTCTCCcttttaataatacattttttttcagtgtagctCGGTGGATGGTTGTCTGACGTGTGGGTGTGAGCAGGAAATGGAACAAACAACTGAACTCCAGAGAGAGCCAAAGCCAGCATAACAGGCGACTCCTTGCCAACGTTGCGATTTTGTTGATTGTTTGTTGGCAACATAAACGAACCCCGAACGATtctccgattccgattccggaTTCCGGTTCGGAGTCCGAAATTCTTCATTCACAAAACGCAGTCGGTGCAAGGCATTCGAGCCAAGTGGACGTGGAGGCCACCTCGAGATCTCGGTTCAGAAAAAAACAGCAGGGATCACATACCCATCATCGTATCCCCAAAACGAAGTGGCTTTCGCTTTCGTGACGGTTCACGGTTTACGGTTTCGCTTTGGGTTTCGGCTTTGTTGACAAAGTTATTGCCTTTGGGGCTTAATGACTTGGTAATTGATTTGCATTCGATGTGCCACATTGATTGGCAATTGAAACGTAAGGCAACCGCTTGAGTCCTCACCACTCATTGTCACCGTTGCTAATCAAGGCTATCAAGGATAAGCTGGCTGTCACCATGTCGCTGTCTGTGGCCAGCCGTCGTCGCCTCCAGACGACGAACGCTCCCTCGTCCAGCCATCCGCATCCaccctcctcatcctcctccacTTCCGGTGGGCGCTATCATCTCCCCTTGTCGGTGAGGAAGCAGCACTCCTTCATCGAGCCCACGGCCAGATTCTCGGCCCAGCAGAGGGGCTACCTCTCCAGGGGTCTCTCCGTGGGCCGGTCCATCGAGAATATCCGCCAGAAGCTGTATCCCGTGAGTAGGCAGACTTCGTTGGCCGTCGAGGAGGCCATTCCCAGGATTGCCCCACGCATCACTGCATCACAGGTGCAGGGATTGAGGCTGAGGGACAAGAGTCTGGTGGCCTGGTCCTCCACCACATCGTTGCTGAAGGACCAGGAGGCGGAAAGGACTTCACAGGCTGAACCGGCAGAGGCCAAGATGTGAGTACTCCAAGCAGATAGTGGTAAAGGagattaaatagatttttaaaaataaaatgaaatattttaaatttaatttattaatatttcttaattttgataagtttaagttttctgataagtttaaaaaagattgtaaagaaatttatatttgaatTAATATGTTAGCATTTACAGAAACCATggaaactttttctttttctaccTTTTTGTTATCGAATCtcaattttttgtgaaaaactGGTGatagaaaatgtaaaataaattataaaacaaattatcaGGATTTTATTCTTAGTATCcagaaaaacaataatagaATGGATAAACATAATACCTACATATTAAAGTACTAAAAGATTAAAAGTCCAACTTTGCTTTCGATCTAgctaaaattataacaaattatttaagaaaattgttaaaactatttaaatttgcaaaaagaaaaaacaaattttgagaGATAATTTCAAAAGCTATAACTTTTTTTCACCTTTATTTTATacctaatttgatttaaaggtaaaagtattaaaattatatttaattacctGAAGTAAGGGTTGGAATTATTACTAGTTTTAATCCTAATATATTTGGAGTGCCTTTTAGGCCAAACTAGAATTTAGATAGCCGCATTTGGTGGATTGTCGCACCTATGGAAACCCACTAGGGGGTCTCTTTGTTTGACCTTGGTGCCAGCGGAGAGGGTGCGTATACCACTCACCGAATCCGTATCCgcatatccatatccatatctaTAATAAACTCGATGGCTTCAGCTCGTAATGGCTGCCCTGATATCATCTATATAAATATACCGAAAGTGACACTTTCTATTTTGGCGTCGCGTCAAGTTCTGTGTGCAATTTGCATGCTTCACGCCCAAATCAAACGTCAAAGTTTTATGTTCCAGTGCATAACACACGCTAGACATGCTCGAAAAGGAGCTATACTCCCCCTAGAACACCTGGCGGCACACTTAAGTCGATCATTGCCTCGAATCGCTGACAAGATAGCTGGCTGAAAAGCGGAAAACTTCGGGCGGAAAAGCGACTAGGTTCAATGACCCAAAGATTCGTAGATTCACTTTCAACGCTCCCCTTTTCGGGCGCCAATTTCTAAAGTAATTGACATGGTTTCCTTTTTCAACGGGTGGGTGGGTGTTGGGTGTACGAAACCCAACACCCAAGTTAATTTCTATTTCTGTGCCTTGCATGATTCGCAAATCGAGAACAGCATAAATTGCCCCGCAAACTAAtgccaaataatttgatttaaatttagctaagGGTGGCGGCAGCAGTAGGTCACTCGaaactttccattttcatttcgatttCCCTCACTTTCCATTTGCAGTAGCGCCAAGGCGGACAAGAATCGAATTAATCTGAATATAGTGCTGTCGCAGACCATAAGGGCCACCAACGAGAGGGAACAGGAAGCGGAAGTGGAACCCGagccggaaacggaagtggaaCCAGAGCACAGCAGCCATCCGGTGGTGGAAGACACTCCCGACATCCCGTTGAGCATCTCGCCGGCCCTGACCGTCCAGAGGCGTCCGCTGGTGCGTGCTATGTCGGCTCCGGTCCGCGGATTCGACGAGAGCAGCAAGGCGGTCATCGCCGCCAGCAAGCGCAGCCAGCAGAAGCTGCGCCGGAGGAAGATCTTCTCGAGAACGCCCTCAACCTCGGTGGCCGTGCCCCTAGATGTCATCGGAGGGGACACCAACACCTCGTCCAACTCTAGCTCCTCCGCCTCGAAGAAGGCTCTCAACCGGTCGCGCAGCGTCGTTGCCCCCGATGTCATCACCCTGGTCTCCCTGCTGAGTTCCGAGGGCAGCGACTCCGAGCGGGAGGACAACAACAGTACGGTGACGGTATCGTCGCCACCGGCAGGTGGCGGGGAGGAAAAACTCCAGCCAGGCGTCGCGCAGCGAAGGGCGCCGCTGCTGAGGAAGACGGGCAAATCGGGTAAGTCGCAGGATGTGCTCTAAAAATCTATAAGGATCTCACTAAGAATAATATAagtattttgtaaattgtattaccaatttgtttaaattttattgatgcttatttattttattttatttatgcttcattttaaaaaagatttttttcaatACCAGCAGATATGCCTGCCTTATAGGTAGGTTTAAGCAAAGATATTATAAACACTTTATATTCTCTTTGGTTTAAGGAACCCTTTCCTATATAGGACCACTTTAGGGTGGTCCCTTTCAAATACATATGATAGATAGATATATTGAGTTAAATTAGAAAGATAAATATAAAGATAGATAGAAAAAATGCTAATTAAAGATTTAGATTCGAAATGGTCTAAAAATTTCCTtcaaaattactcatacgacatgtgTTTCAATCAACAtataatcaaaattttttcaaaagattattttttttgcttttgaatTGAAAGATAAATATTCTTCACAATAAAGTAgttaaatagaatttttaataaaatatcttaaCATGTATTTTGTAGCGtaattttttaggttttagtTTTCggttcagaaatatttttagtctTTAGTTCAAATTAACCATACCAAGTAAAACAAAGCTATTGCTATATCTAGCACTCTTAAGCCCATTGAAACGCCACTAAAGCTTTCTCGCAGTCTCGTTTCAAGACAGCTATCCGCCCACCTTCCAACTGGCCTCCAAGGAGTACTCGCACATGATACGCCGCGGATCGATAGCCCCACTAGCCGCAAGAATTCGCGCCAATCGACCGCCCACTGCGCCGCCGGTGTCCATTTTCCTCACCGAGGTGCAGGTGAAAATGGACCAGCCGTCGAAGAAGGATGGTGGAGGTGCTGATCAACCCACTGCTACCCTCTCAACCGATGAGGCCAAGAAggagaacaacaacaatgcggCCAACTGTGAGGACCAACAGCCATCCCCTCAGCCAGATCACAATTATCCGGTTTATGTGAGGAGTCTGAAGGAACGCGAGTGCTGGAAGCTGCATCAGAAGATGGGCGCCAAGGGAGTTAGTGTCAGCTATGAGACTGTACTGAGGGGCATGCTCACGCCCACGGAGTTCAGGCACTTCCAGAAGCAGCGGGAACAGGAGGAGGCTCGAGTTttggaggaggcggaggccgCCGAAGCAGCCGCTGCAGCCGCAATCCTCGAGAGCGGCGAGAAGGAGGGACGCAAGCCACCCATCACGGCCATCGAACGTCTCTCGGAGGCTCTGCTCCAGAGCAAATAAGAACCAAGTTCCGAAACTATGGAACCCGACcattaaattgcatttgcctCTAGAGGAAGTAGCCCGTAGTCGAGCACTCGTTAAAACGCAATCGCACCCCGCTGAGACACCAAATCGGCGTCCATTCGTAGTTCTAGATGGTAACCCCCCCGTAGAGCCCATTGAATCCGTTTGAATTGCGGGGACTCAAGCTTAAGTGGACGCTGAGCCTGGCCAATAATCGTAGATCCAATAAAGAGTACTAGAAgacaccaaaaaaatattcgaaagtgattcaatttatttgctaAACTGATGGTAGAGTAATATTTATTGAGCAATACCATAAAATGGTTACCTAAAATGGATATTATTCGATAATGTAAAGCAACAATTTCTCATTTAtacgtttaatttaattaaaatattttgaaagtaataatttttttttttacaaaaaaataataaagttacAAACAAAATGAGACAGTTAAGGAagttaattcaaaataataactatTTAGGTCTTCGGGGAGGAAAGATCCCAAGATAACAAGAATTTGTGAAAGGAATAtagaaatcaattttaatgatgtttTAATCTAATTTGGATTGttgcgttttttttgttttcgtaaATTGAGCAGGATTCAACAGTAAAGAAATTTGAActacataaaattaaaaaccattatcaattaaatatataggTATTATAGATATTCCGATGGGTCTATTACTTGGCCCTCTCCGTTCGAATGGAGTTCGCCAGATAGCAGGCCAGAACGATGCCCAAAATCTGTATAAAGGCAATGCCGATGCCCACACCGATCAGGATAACGGCGTTCTTCTCGATCCGAGTCTTCAGCTTGCCGACGCAGCCATCCTGGAAGTACTTGTCCCTGCCCAGAGCCGTTGAGTTCCGGCAATGCATCTCGGTGGTGTCGATGAACTGCGGCTGACAACAGCTCGCCGGCAGAGTTTTGTTCGCACTGACCCTCCAATCCGCCGGAGTGTCCACGCCACAGCACATTAGCTTCTGCTGGATGTTGTCCCAGGCCATGGTATCCTCGCTGGTCGAACGCTTGATCGACTCCTGCAGCGAGTTCTTCACCATACCCTCCAGATCCTTCTTGAAAACACTGGCCGCAATGCCCACCGCCAATTCGACAATGAAGATAACGGCCAGAAGGACAGCGAACTGATAGGGATATTAAAGTGGGTTAGGAACTTTTCATATTTGGCATTTAAGGACGATTTCTCAATGTCAGGTTAACTTTAGTCTATGGGTTAAATTGTGTTTTCAGAagtattaagatttttaatatcGCGATAGTGTTTCCTGACTGATATTACTGGGGGCTGATTTCTCAATGTCATGTTATCTTAACCTTAACTTTAACTTTTGTCGTTGAGTTAAATTAGGATGTCATTGAGAAATCGAATCCCAACCATATAAGTTCAGGTTAACTTTCTCTTGCAGATAACGAAACTTAACAGAACCTCAACCTGACATTGAGAAAGTCATTAAAAAACCTACCGTTACAAGGAGCGTTGGCGACTCCTTGATCGCTCCAAAGCATCCCAGCGAGGCAATTAGGAATATAATCAGACCTGTGACTATAAGGACAATCGGTGGCGCTAGGACTCGACCTTCCACAAAGTGATTGAACTCATTTACATCGGCTAGGACCACAGCACCAGCTATAAGAATTCCCAGGCCGGAGATCTGGAAGAAAATTGATCCCACTGATTAATCGAATCGACCTCCAATATATCCGTAGAGCAATTTAGTTAATGGCTTCCAATCAAGTCCTAATTCGAGTTGGCCTTTTGTATTTACATTCCCAATTCCTAATTGAACGATAAAAATCACCCACGACTGCGAGTCAATGGAATTTCCATGTTCAAGTCAATGTCGTCATTGAAAGTCGCCTGTTTGCACCGAGTTGGTCAATGCGAAGGACAACCAATGTCCATGTCCTTTGGAGCACGCATATGTATATTGTACATCACTTGCATGTCGTTACAAGCGAATCGCGTTTTCCGATTGGGGGAGCAAGTACTCGATAGCGAGTGAGAATGGCATTTTCCAGCGATACTTATCTAAATGAGGCCCCGGAACAAGACTCGGTGCATAAGCGTAATTTAAGTGCTTTAAGTGACGTTAATTATGgcgaattaaatgaaaattactcgtgaaaaataaaaaccgattagactagaaaaaaatattgaccAGGGTTAATAAAAAGtccattaaaaatgtattgctaAGAGTTTCCTTCAcattaactttttaaagaagGTTAAGGCAATTTTATGACAGTTAAGACTTGATCTATTAATCAAAAGACTTCAAGGAAGGAATTCTAAATTGCCTGaaccttttttataaaatgataaTTGGTCTAAATCTTAATATAAAATcttcaaattattttcattcaaGTAATAAGGTAAttgacaaaattaattaagtttcgtataatccctttttatttttttttttatttattaatttttttcatatatgaaattaaaactaGTACTAGATACTAAAATTAATGTTGAAAATGGCTCTGGAATCTAGTCTATTGGCCTAAAAGGTCTTTTTAATATCCTGAAAActcttgaatattttaaaaaattattaaaataaaatattaagatgGGATCCTTGAATAAGCATAGGCCATATAATGTCTTTCTTGATACCATACTGCTGATTTAATATCACGTTGcacttttattttcaatgaaTTCTGGTTGTGACTGAagcttaggaaatctaaatccTAAAATTTGTAGGAAATCCTTTTACACTTACCGCAAAGAGAACATTAAAGGCGAATAgaacatatttaattaaactcgGCCCGCAAGAACGCATTTTgatgtttatttaattgagCAACAaccgaattttatttaattttagtttaatcCAAAATTAGAACAGGTTTGATGGGAGATAATGCCAAAAGAGAGCTCAAGCGACCGCTCGATGCGACTGACCGGACTGAAGTTAAACCGCAAACTGACCGGAATGACGGTCCGGCCGGGCTTTACAAAGACCCGCTTTCTGTTGTGGCCACTTTCCCAGTCGAGGGTTGGTGCTGGGCAACGGATCCCGATTACGGAAGGGGTGGCAGCAAAAGCGAAAGCGAGTGAAAGTCTTGGAGGCCCGGATTCGAATTCAGGCCAGGCATGATTAGGCACGGGAATCGGAATAGGGATAGGGAAACTTCGGGGCAGGCTTATTGCTCTATAACCCATTTCGTTGATTTAACATTCGATACCAAAGAACTTTGACCAAAGCAAAGGCGGTTGGTTCTCGCTTTTGTGGGTCGAACGGAGCTTACCTCACTTCATTCCCCGTTTTCCTTTACGGCTGGGTCATTGCACTTATTACCATAAAAATACGTAGTAGTTGGCCACCCACGTCG from Drosophila takahashii strain IR98-3 E-12201 chromosome 2R, DtakHiC1v2, whole genome shotgun sequence encodes:
- the Tsp47F gene encoding CD151 antigen; protein product: MRSCGPSLIKYVLFAFNVLFAISGLGILIAGAVVLADVNEFNHFVEGRVLAPPIVLIVTGLIIFLIASLGCFGAIKESPTLLVTFAVLLAVIFIVELAVGIAASVFKKDLEGMVKNSLQESIKRSTSEDTMAWDNIQQKLMCCGVDTPADWRVSANKTLPASCCQPQFIDTTEMHCRNSTALGRDKYFQDGCVGKLKTRIEKNAVILIGVGIGIAFIQILGIVLACYLANSIRTERAK
- the LOC108054482 gene encoding uncharacterized protein, with protein sequence MSLSVASRRRLQTTNAPSSSHPHPPSSSSSTSGGRYHLPLSVRKQHSFIEPTARFSAQQRGYLSRGLSVGRSIENIRQKLYPVSRQTSLAVEEAIPRIAPRITASQVQGLRLRDKSLVAWSSTTSLLKDQEAERTSQAEPAEAKISAKADKNRINLNIVLSQTIRATNEREQEAEVEPEPETEVEPEHSSHPVVEDTPDIPLSISPALTVQRRPLVRAMSAPVRGFDESSKAVIAASKRSQQKLRRRKIFSRTPSTSVAVPLDVIGGDTNTSSNSSSSASKKALNRSRSVVAPDVITLVSLLSSEGSDSEREDNNSTVTVSSPPAGGGEEKLQPGVAQRRAPLLRKTGKSVSFQDSYPPTFQLASKEYSHMIRRGSIAPLAARIRANRPPTAPPVSIFLTEVQVKMDQPSKKDGGGADQPTATLSTDEAKKENNNNAANCEDQQPSPQPDHNYPVYVRSLKERECWKLHQKMGAKGVSVSYETVLRGMLTPTEFRHFQKQREQEEARVLEEAEAAEAAAAAAILESGEKEGRKPPITAIERLSEALLQSK